The proteins below come from a single Solea senegalensis isolate Sse05_10M linkage group LG2, IFAPA_SoseM_1, whole genome shotgun sequence genomic window:
- the irs2a gene encoding insulin receptor substrate 2a gives MASPPTTGGHLLSNGTSGVKKCGYLRKQKHGHRRFFVLREATERCPARLEYYESEKKWRNKSAAKRLISLDSCLCVNKRADAKHKHLIALYTKDEYFAVAADNEQEQESWYTVLTDLISEGKVFDSPAATSSLVGFEEASYGLITPATAAYKEVWQVNMKSKGLGQIKNLTGVYRLCLSSRTISFVKLNSETAAVSLQLMNIRRCGHSDSFFFIELGRSAVTGPGEFWMQAEDSVVAQNIHETILEAMKAMKELSEFRPRSKSQSASTNPISVPTRRNLNNPPPSLTGLVRRSRTDSMAASSPGRKFTSCRIRTASEGDGCVTRPVSMSISVSGSPTSPNSGNHLIRSHTLSSGRTCRMLESASSLHHSRSMTMSNSPPAASSPISVSPRGGASISTPDKARRPFSCSASISGSLSDTGFILCDDYSSSPGDLKFLPLTRSNTPDSLSSTPPSRDISDPCGYMIMEGANGSQTFDKAYRKRTHSLTTPRQKRVVAPLSSASLDEYTLMRMAHGQNCHSASPKVCYPEDYGDIEIGSSRSSSSNIADDGYMPMTPGVASHSGKADNYVPMSPMCVSAPKQIVNPRVHPQVAAGGSFKTNSPCSSSLEDNGYMRMWCSSKSSMESLDKHGEYMNMSPGNPPSLQTPPDYYQGPVACEPAAVKSAHQAGSLTLPAKLQTSKNDDNSQYVLMSPQSLRQKGGESDYYSVMQPSAAQTSPLSPSMPSPVRHGRVENPAYRGRLGRPNRLSLDSVRTLPSMNEHPLPGEPRSPGEYINIDFSCTRFSPHSTMSTESQSSSLGSSGEVQGRSSLTDYINLDLGSHSPKEADTPTERLDTLPELSMCPCSEEDGVYHLGSEKGSQGLGNEVKNDYTEMAFGMTSSPPQLVPQNTASQSNRERRLSQEDQGVPERIGVFLLGATSSNTVDPDCSAKVIRANPQGRRRHSSETFSSTATVTPVFPSFAHGEMVRRPSSVENISSRSSEGSDEEYGSPVNRQASAGYPNGLNYIALNLLDNRDVKKCEELVGFNPTSCKGGINGLLSTPYVCLGFKEAATTAKD, from the exons ATGGCAAGTCCTCCGACGACGGGAGGACACCTGTTATCTAATGGGACGAGTGGCGTGAAGAAGTGCGGTTATCTAAGGAAGCAGAAACACGGACACAGGCGCTTCTTCGTTCTGCGGGAGGCGACCGAGCGCTGTCCGGCGCGCCTGGAGTATTATGAAAGCGAGAAGAAATGGAGGAACAAGTCCGCAGCGAAACGGTTGATATCTTTGGACTCATGTCTGTGCGTAAACAAACGGGCTGACGCCAAACACAAGCACCTCATCGCCCTCTACACCAAGGACGAGTACTTTGCTGTGGCTGCGGACAAcgagcaggagcaggagagcTGGTACACGGTTTTGACTGATTTAATATCTGAGGGGAAAGTGTTCGACAGCCCCGCAGCCACCTCCTCCTTAGTTGGCTTTGAGGAGGCCAGTTATGGACTCATTACTCCTGCAACTGCTGCATATAAGGAGGTTTGGCAGGTCAACATGAAATCCAAAGGCTTGGGTCAGATCAAGAACCTCACTGGAGTGTACAGGCTGTGTTTGTCCAGCCGGACTATCAGCTTTGTGAAATTGAACTCTGAAACAGCAGCTGTCAGTTTACAGCTCATGAACATCCGCAGATGTGGTCACTCAGACAGTTTCTTCTTCATAGAGTTGGGGCGGTCAGCGGTCACTGGGCCAGGGGAGTTCTGGATGCAGGCAGAGGACTCCGTGGTGGCACAGAACATCCATGAGACCATCTTGGAGGCCATGAAAGCCATGAAGGAGCTGTCTGAGTTCAGGCCCCGAAGCAAAAGCCAGTCAGCAAGCACTAACCCCATTTCTGTGCCCACACGACGGAACCTCAACAACCCCCCTCCTAGTCTGACTGGCCTGGTGAGGAGGTCCAGGACAGATAGCATGGCAGCCTCTTCCCCGGGGAGAAAGTTCACATCCTGTCGGATAAGAACGGCCAGTGAGGGAGATGGATGTGTAACCCGGCCCGTTTCCATGTCCATATCTGTGAGTGGGAGTCCCACCAGTCCAAACTCTGGGAATCACCTCATCAGGTCCCACACCCTCAGCAGTGGGCGCACCTGCAGAATGCTAGAGTCAGCCTCCAGCCTGCATCACAGCCGTTCCATGACAATGTCCAACTCTCCTCCGGCTGCATCCAGCCCCATCAGTGTGTCTCCAAGAGGTGGGGCTAGTATCTCCACTCCCGACAAAGCCAGGCGGCCGTTCAGCTGCAGCGCCTCCATCTCTGGCTCCCTCAGTGACACAGGCTTCATACTGTGTGATGACTACAGCTCCAGTCCAGGCGATCTCAAATTTCTCCCCCTGACCCGCAGCAACACCCCTGACTCTCTGTCCAGCACACCTCCATCACGTGACATCAGTGACCCCTGTGGTTACATGATAATGGAGGGCGCAAATGGGAGTCAGACATTCGACAAGGCTTACAGGAAGCGGACGCACTCCCTCACCACACCACGTCAGAAAAGGGTAGTGGCGCCGCTTTCCTCTGCCTCACTGGATGAGTACACGCTCATGAGAATGGCACATGGACAGAATTGTCACTCCGCCTCACCCAAAGTCTGCTACCCTGAGGATTACGGAGACATTGAAATTGGTTCATCCAGGAGCTCAAGTAGTAACATCGCCGATGATGGTTACATGCCGATGACTCCAGGTGTAGCATCACACTCTGGAAAAGCAGATAACTATGTGCCCATGAGCCccatgtgtgtctctgctccaaAGCAGATTGTGAATCCCAGGGTGCATCCTCAGGTGGCTGCTGGTGGCAGCTTCAAAACCAACTCCCCCTGCAGTAGCTCTCTGGAGGACAATGGCTACATGAGAATGTGGTGCAGCTCCAAATCCTCCATGGAGAGCCTAGACAAGCATGGTGAATACATGAACATGTCACCCGGAAATCCACCTTCTCTCCAGACTCCCCCTGACTACTACCAGGGTCCGGTTGCTTGTGAACCAGCAGCAGTGAAGTCAGCTCACCAGGCCGGCTCCTTAACATTACCTGCTAAGCTTCAGACCTCAAAGAATGACGATAACAGCCAGTATGTGTTGATGAGTCCTCAGAGTTTGAGGCAGAAGGGTGGAGAGTCTGACTACTACTCCGTGATGCAGCCCAGTGCAGCACAAACCTCACCACTGAGCCCCTCAATGCCGTCTCCTGTCAGGCACGGCCGCGTGGAAAACCCAGCCTACAGAGGGAGGTTGGGCAGACCCAACAGGTTATCCCTCGACAGTGTGAGGACGCTCCCCAGCATGAATGAACACCCCCTGCCTGGAGAGCCCCGGAGTCCCGGGGAGTATATTAATATTGACTTCAGCTGCACTAGATTCTCCCCACACTCCACCATGTCCACAGAGAGCCAGTCCTCATCTCTGGGCTCCAGTGGAGAGGTCCAGGGGAGGTCGTCGCTGACAGACTACATAAACCTGGACCTGGGCTCACACTCACCAAAGGAGGCTGACACTCCTACTGAGCGCCTGGACACACTCCCAGAGTTATCTATGTGCCCCTGCTCAGAGGAGGATGGTGTGTACCATCTGGGCAGTGAGAAAGGGTCTCAGGGCCTCGGAAATGAGGTGAAAAATGACTACACAGAGATGGCATTTGGAATGACCAGCTCGCCTCCACAGCTTGTTCCTCAGAACACAGCAAG CCAGAGCAACAGGGAGAGGAGGCTCTCTCAAGAGGACCAGGGAGTCCCAGAACGCATCGGGGTTTTCCTGCTGGGGGCCACATCATCCAACACAGTGGACCCTGACTGCTCTGCCAAGGTGATCAGGGCCAACCCACAGGGACGCCGGCGCCACAGTTCCGAGactttctcctccactgccacTGTAACTCCTGTCTTCCCCTCCTTCGCTCATGGCGAAATGGTGAGGAGGCCCAGCTCAGTTGAGAACATCTCATCCCGCAGCAGTGAGGGCTCTGACGAGGAGTATGGCAGCCCGGTGAACCGCCAGGCCTCAGCTGGCTACCCCAATGGACTGAACTATATTGCCTTGAACCTGCTGGACAACAGAGATGTGAAGAAATGCGAAGAGCTGGTTGGCTTCAATCCCACTAGCTGCAAAGGGGGCATCAATGGATTACTCAGCACTCCATATGTCTGTTTGGGATTCAAGGAGGCTGCCACCACTGCCAAAG ACTGA